In a genomic window of Pleurocapsa sp. PCC 7319:
- a CDS encoding Na-translocating system protein MpsC family protein yields the protein MNEEALKIKKIDSLLSQKIRDVYKYKLEHQLDNISYQLSGHTLVIVLEGIITTPEKLLTDNDNIYLAQQVRAEIDNVIHLQIQKIVEEILDVKIMDFISDTSIHRNLTGAIAVLEFKSNYTLDDYKS from the coding sequence ATGAATGAAGAAGCTTTAAAAATCAAAAAAATTGACTCATTACTTTCTCAGAAAATAAGAGATGTCTACAAATATAAATTAGAACATCAGCTAGACAACATTTCCTATCAATTATCTGGGCACACTTTAGTTATAGTGCTGGAAGGTATAATTACTACTCCAGAAAAGCTACTAACAGATAATGATAATATTTATTTAGCACAACAAGTAAGAGCAGAAATTGATAATGTAATTCATCTTCAAATTCAAAAAATCGTTGAAGAAATATTAGATGTTAAGATAATGGATTTTATAAGTGATACTAGCATTCATCGCAATTTGACAGGAGCGATCGCCGTTCTTGAATTTAAATCAAATTACACTTTAGATGATTATAAATCTTAA
- a CDS encoding efflux RND transporter permease subunit — translation MPIVKSRRLVFLRDRFNLSLFAIAHPRLTLSFWLAVVVTGILAFTSLKYALFPDITFPVVLVKVQAPLETIIATEEQVTIPLERSLQSLSGLDEFISSTYAKQSIVTAIFDPGINLELATKDTREIVKQANLPAATTWEIIPFNLNESKAVSYTLTSDSKTLAELNQIAKTKIIPSLNQLEGVLKVNLLGDSTGIAKEQKIDFPTLVSFEQKNAIAIEIVKDSQANTLEIVEHVEIAIQSWQEKLPEVQINLAQTQADYIREATQATIDVLWLAILLAIIVIFGFLRSFTATLITALAIPISLLGTFIVMAIAGFNLETITLLALALTIGIIVDDAIVEVENIVRYLDTGYPVKEAVILATREIGFTVSVSTLTIVAVFLPIALMNNDVGQFFKPFGLTVSVAVITSLLVARTLTPVLAVYWLRKTKKKKREDINNQEIQPKTPHLFGLFSIYYRRLLNWSLSHRQIVLGIAVTSFAIGIALIPYVPKGFIPQLDRGEFNVIYRTPLPKLSSSSPVNNAVNRQNSARQKSKNFTWLSDLARSPEKILLRRTLRVGEQIEPIILSLPEVESTYNIVGIKGEPNQGKFYVKLKSDRLLNTAQVQEKLRIALADIPQAVISVENIPFIEIENQQNLQIALVGKDLVSLNDSAQILKDRVQQLPEFVDVTITGSEINGALPAKIEHFHGQRVVYLNANLSQGKAIGDGTAEVVAIARSIIPEGVKIELSGDSALSSDILQDFAGTLSLSVISMLLLLILPFGRILEPIVVGLCLPLSIIGAVLALLLTQSDFGMISLIGVIFLLGLLDKNALLLMDYTNQLRKSGLSRTKAILETGMVRLRPILMTTASTILGMMPIALGWGAGSELRQPMAVTIIGGLITSSLLSLILVPVLYTMLEDLFVSKGDD, via the coding sequence ATGCCCATAGTCAAGTCACGTAGGTTAGTATTTCTCAGAGATCGTTTCAATTTATCTCTATTTGCAATTGCTCATCCTCGTCTTACCTTAAGTTTTTGGTTAGCGGTTGTTGTCACAGGTATATTAGCTTTTACTTCACTTAAGTATGCTCTTTTTCCTGATATCACTTTTCCTGTAGTGTTGGTCAAAGTGCAAGCACCTTTAGAAACGATTATCGCTACAGAAGAACAAGTAACAATTCCTTTGGAGAGGTCTTTACAATCTCTGTCAGGACTAGATGAGTTTATTTCTTCTACCTATGCAAAACAAAGCATTGTTACGGCGATATTCGATCCCGGTATTAATCTAGAATTAGCCACCAAAGATACCCGAGAGATAGTTAAGCAAGCAAATCTTCCTGCTGCAACTACTTGGGAGATTATTCCGTTTAACTTAAATGAATCGAAGGCTGTTAGTTACACTCTAACCAGTGATAGTAAAACTTTAGCTGAGCTCAATCAAATTGCCAAAACGAAAATAATTCCCTCTCTGAATCAACTCGAAGGGGTCTTAAAAGTAAATCTTTTGGGCGATTCTACTGGTATTGCTAAAGAACAAAAAATTGATTTTCCTACTTTAGTAAGTTTTGAGCAAAAAAATGCTATAGCCATTGAGATAGTCAAAGATAGTCAAGCTAATACTCTGGAGATTGTTGAACACGTAGAGATTGCGATTCAATCTTGGCAAGAAAAACTACCCGAAGTACAAATAAACTTAGCTCAAACTCAAGCAGATTATATTCGCGAAGCAACCCAAGCAACTATAGATGTGCTGTGGTTAGCAATTTTACTGGCTATTATTGTCATCTTTGGTTTTTTACGTAGTTTTACGGCGACTCTAATTACTGCTTTAGCTATTCCGATCTCCTTGTTAGGTACTTTTATCGTTATGGCAATAGCAGGGTTTAACTTAGAAACAATTACCTTACTCGCTTTAGCCTTAACTATTGGTATCATAGTTGACGATGCGATCGTAGAAGTAGAAAACATTGTCCGCTATCTTGATACTGGATATCCAGTAAAGGAAGCTGTTATTCTGGCTACTCGCGAAATTGGCTTTACTGTTTCTGTTTCTACCTTAACCATTGTTGCTGTTTTTTTGCCCATAGCACTAATGAACAACGATGTAGGACAGTTTTTCAAACCCTTTGGTTTGACTGTTTCTGTCGCAGTTATTACTTCTTTATTGGTTGCTCGTACTCTTACTCCTGTTTTAGCTGTTTATTGGCTGAGAAAAACTAAGAAAAAAAAGCGAGAAGACATCAATAACCAAGAAATACAACCTAAAACTCCTCATCTTTTTGGTTTATTTTCTATTTACTATCGTCGATTACTCAACTGGTCTTTATCTCATCGACAAATTGTTTTAGGAATAGCCGTAACTAGTTTTGCTATTGGTATTGCTTTAATCCCCTATGTTCCCAAGGGTTTTATTCCTCAATTGGACCGAGGAGAGTTTAACGTCATTTATAGAACTCCGTTACCGAAACTCTCATCAAGCTCTCCAGTGAATAATGCTGTAAACAGACAAAATTCAGCTCGTCAGAAATCAAAGAATTTTACCTGGTTAAGTGATCTTGCGCGATCGCCAGAAAAAATACTACTCCGAAGAACTTTAAGAGTTGGAGAACAAATTGAACCAATCATCTTATCTCTACCAGAAGTAGAGTCCACCTACAATATTGTGGGAATTAAAGGCGAACCTAATCAAGGCAAATTTTATGTCAAGCTCAAAAGCGATCGCTTGCTCAACACTGCTCAAGTACAAGAAAAATTACGAATTGCTTTAGCTGATATACCTCAAGCAGTTATAAGCGTCGAAAATATTCCCTTTATAGAAATAGAAAACCAACAAAACTTACAAATTGCCTTGGTAGGAAAAGATCTAGTTAGCCTTAATGACTCTGCTCAAATCTTAAAAGATCGTGTTCAACAGTTACCAGAATTTGTTGATGTTACGATTACAGGGTCAGAAATTAATGGCGCTTTACCTGCCAAAATTGAACATTTTCACGGCCAAAGAGTAGTTTATCTTAATGCCAATCTTAGTCAAGGCAAGGCTATTGGAGATGGTACGGCAGAAGTAGTAGCCATAGCACGTTCAATAATTCCAGAAGGAGTAAAAATAGAATTATCAGGAGATTCTGCTCTCAGTAGTGATATTTTACAAGATTTTGCTGGTACATTGAGTTTATCTGTTATCAGTATGTTGTTATTGTTAATCTTACCTTTCGGTAGAATATTAGAACCAATAGTAGTAGGTCTATGTTTGCCTTTATCTATTATCGGCGCAGTATTGGCTCTGTTATTAACTCAAAGTGATTTTGGCATGATATCTTTAATTGGGGTTATTTTTCTCCTAGGTTTATTAGATAAAAATGCCCTGTTACTGATGGACTATACCAATCAGCTACGTAAATCGGGTTTAAGTCGCACTAAAGCAATTTTAGAGACGGGAATGGTACGTCTAAGACCCATTTTAATGACTACTGCTTCGACAATTTTAGGAATGATGCCTATCGCTTTGGGTTGGGGGGCAGGATCAGAATTACGTCAACCAATGGCAGTCACCATTATTGGTGGTTTAATTACTTCTAGCCTACTTAGTCTCATTCTGGTTCCTGTTCTGTACACTATGTTAGAAGATTTATTTGTAAGCAAAGGAGATGATTGA
- a CDS encoding PleD family two-component system response regulator, which produces MYSTLKKEFEKQSKDYRPLILIVDNDRDNLLFASCVIESLGMYFITTKDAEECFSLVSKLLPDIILLDIVMPKLNGLEIANLIKQNRNFSQIPIIAVTGLTSTEDKTRLNAAGFDDYLCKPYMIEELEFKIYNHLKCNLI; this is translated from the coding sequence ATGTATTCTACATTGAAAAAAGAATTCGAGAAGCAGTCAAAAGATTATCGACCTTTAATTTTGATTGTCGATAATGATCGCGATAATTTGTTGTTTGCAAGTTGTGTAATTGAGTCTTTGGGAATGTATTTTATTACTACCAAAGATGCCGAGGAATGTTTTAGTTTAGTATCTAAACTATTACCAGATATTATTTTACTGGATATCGTAATGCCTAAACTTAACGGGTTAGAAATTGCTAATTTAATCAAACAGAATAGAAACTTCTCTCAAATTCCAATTATTGCTGTTACGGGGTTAACTAGTACAGAAGATAAGACTAGGCTTAATGCGGCAGGATTTGATGATTATCTTTGCAAACCGTATATGATTGAAGAACTAGAATTTAAGATTTATAATCATCTAAAGTGTAATTTGATTTAA
- a CDS encoding DUF2294 domain-containing protein, whose product MDDNVPTRGQLERKLSQKIQAFYRQSLGHQPSKVTCQFFNTKLALVIEDSITSAEQILLEEGKNDLAKKVRSNLDDAIQPELKQLIEEVTGTGVVDILSDATLNTGRTGIIIVLDQIPKVRNPQSIPKAKI is encoded by the coding sequence ATGGATGATAATGTACCAACTCGCGGACAACTAGAAAGAAAACTTTCGCAAAAAATTCAAGCATTCTATCGCCAAAGTTTAGGACATCAACCTTCTAAAGTAACTTGTCAATTTTTTAATACTAAATTAGCACTAGTTATTGAAGATTCAATAACTAGTGCCGAGCAAATTTTATTAGAAGAAGGTAAAAACGATTTGGCTAAAAAAGTGCGTTCAAACTTAGACGATGCTATCCAGCCAGAACTAAAACAGTTGATTGAAGAAGTCACTGGCACTGGAGTAGTTGATATTCTGAGCGATGCTACTTTGAATACTGGTCGAACTGGAATCATTATTGTTCTAGATCAAATTCCCAAAGTGCGTAATCCACAGAGTATTCCTAAAGCTAAAATTTAG
- a CDS encoding NblA/ycf18 family protein, producing MDSLENNLSIEQELNHRIFSDRAKQLSREDAQELLIQMHKQMMFKDNLYKELFLSQEKDIVDALFGAKKN from the coding sequence ATGGATAGCTTAGAAAACAATCTTTCTATAGAGCAAGAGTTGAATCACAGAATATTTAGCGATCGCGCGAAACAATTATCCCGTGAAGATGCTCAAGAATTGCTAATACAGATGCATAAACAAATGATGTTTAAAGATAATCTCTATAAAGAATTATTTTTAAGCCAGGAAAAAGATATTGTCGATGCTCTGTTTGGGGCAAAGAAGAATTGA
- a CDS encoding glucose 1-dehydrogenase: MKGLKGKNVLVTGATSGIGQAIAAYFAQEGANVALNYRNDPDKLDDTKELIDQMCNQVKGCGGKELPVEGDVSKEADIIRMCNEVIEKLGSLDILINNAGIQTAAPSHELETSDFDKVIEVNLRGAYLCARETIKHFINRGHSGIIINVSSVHEIIPRPNYVSYSMSKGAMENMTKTLALEYAPHGIRINAIAPGATATPINSWTDNPQKRKEVESHIPMGRAGTPEEMAAITAFLASDDAAYITGQTLFVDGGLTLYPDFLKPWSAGE; encoded by the coding sequence ATGAAGGGATTAAAGGGTAAAAACGTATTGGTTACGGGGGCAACTTCCGGTATTGGACAAGCGATCGCCGCCTATTTTGCTCAAGAAGGTGCTAATGTAGCTCTAAACTATCGTAATGATCCAGATAAGCTTGACGATACAAAAGAGTTAATCGATCAAATGTGTAATCAAGTTAAGGGTTGCGGTGGAAAGGAATTACCAGTTGAAGGAGATGTCTCGAAAGAAGCAGACATTATTAGAATGTGCAATGAGGTTATAGAAAAACTGGGTAGCCTCGACATTTTAATTAACAATGCAGGCATTCAAACCGCAGCTCCTTCTCATGAATTAGAAACTTCTGATTTTGATAAAGTAATCGAAGTTAATCTGCGAGGTGCTTATCTTTGTGCTAGAGAAACCATCAAACATTTTATAAATCGAGGTCATAGTGGTATTATTATTAATGTTTCTAGCGTTCATGAAATTATTCCTAGACCTAACTATGTAAGTTATTCTATGAGTAAAGGTGCAATGGAAAATATGACCAAAACCTTAGCTTTAGAATACGCACCTCATGGTATTCGGATTAATGCAATTGCTCCTGGTGCTACTGCCACACCAATTAATAGCTGGACAGATAATCCTCAAAAAAGAAAAGAAGTAGAAAGTCATATTCCGATGGGTAGAGCAGGGACTCCCGAAGAAATGGCAGCAATTACAGCCTTTTTGGCCTCTGATGATGCGGCATATATCACTGGTCAAACTCTATTTGTTGATGGAGGTCTTACTCTATATCCAGACTTTCTTAAACCTTGGTCTGCGGGAGAATAA
- a CDS encoding nucleoside deaminase — translation MNHEDFIREALIEAKKGDLPYGAVIVKGNKIVIRSYNTAQTDNDVSAHGEINALRAFTKKYGYSLDALENHTLYTTCEPCPMCAAACVWAGVSQIVFGASTEQLLDLGTKQIDLACKTVVEKSFQNIEVIGGIMADDCLKLFKQL, via the coding sequence ATGAACCATGAAGATTTTATACGCGAAGCACTTATAGAGGCTAAAAAAGGTGACTTGCCCTATGGTGCTGTGATAGTTAAAGGGAATAAAATTGTGATTCGTAGTTACAATACAGCCCAGACAGACAATGATGTTTCGGCACATGGAGAGATAAATGCTTTGCGAGCTTTTACTAAGAAATATGGTTATTCGTTAGACGCACTGGAAAACCATACTCTTTATACTACTTGTGAACCATGTCCTATGTGTGCGGCAGCCTGTGTTTGGGCAGGAGTTTCTCAAATAGTTTTTGGTGCATCTACAGAACAACTGCTCGATTTAGGTACAAAACAAATTGATCTAGCTTGTAAAACTGTCGTTGAGAAAAGTTTTCAGAATATAGAGGTAATTGGTGGGATCATGGCTGATGACTGTTTAAAACTATTTAAACAACTTTAG
- the psb35 gene encoding photosystem II assembly protein Psb35 encodes MNLLLQIASNEPHFPYAATAVLGLGFIAAVTIGSIAWYNSKRPAGWENKERPDIVPDIDK; translated from the coding sequence ATGAATCTCCTATTACAAATTGCCAGCAATGAACCTCATTTCCCCTATGCAGCAACAGCGGTTTTAGGATTAGGCTTTATTGCAGCGGTTACTATTGGCTCTATTGCATGGTATAACTCTAAACGTCCTGCTGGTTGGGAAAATAAAGAACGCCCCGATATTGTTCCCGATATTGATAAGTAA
- a CDS encoding sigma-70 family RNA polymerase sigma factor — MASNSNNTVRNYLKEIARTPLLSAEEEVKLANQIQAMLALQDKKDLTPEERKIIYQGEKAKQKMVQANLRLVVSIAKKYHNRGLSMLDLIQEGSIGLMRAAEKFDATKGYKFSTYSYWWIRQAMTRAIANHARTIRLPIHITQDLNKIKKVTRQLSQDLGRKPNDLEISQELGIDLKKLRSLAQSARITRPKSLNITIDENQTELGQILADDSTSPSDFIINQEVNSQIQKLLNSLSPKQRNIITLRYGLNDGKTMTYEQIGELCGVSRERVRQITNKAMKLLKKRALQQSILAG; from the coding sequence ATGGCAAGTAACTCTAATAACACTGTCCGAAACTATTTAAAAGAAATTGCTCGTACCCCTTTATTGTCAGCGGAAGAAGAAGTCAAGCTTGCTAATCAAATTCAAGCAATGTTAGCTTTGCAAGATAAAAAAGATTTAACTCCCGAAGAGAGGAAAATTATTTACCAAGGGGAAAAAGCAAAACAAAAAATGGTGCAAGCCAATTTACGTTTAGTAGTTTCTATTGCTAAAAAATATCACAATCGTGGTTTATCAATGCTCGATTTAATTCAAGAAGGTAGTATTGGTTTGATGAGAGCAGCAGAAAAGTTTGATGCCACTAAGGGTTATAAGTTTTCAACCTACAGCTATTGGTGGATTAGACAAGCGATGACTAGAGCAATTGCTAATCACGCCAGGACGATTCGTTTACCAATTCATATTACTCAAGATCTAAATAAAATTAAGAAAGTAACTCGTCAACTATCGCAAGATTTGGGTCGAAAACCCAATGATCTCGAAATTTCCCAAGAGCTAGGTATAGATCTCAAAAAGCTAAGATCTCTGGCGCAATCGGCTAGAATTACTAGACCCAAAAGTCTGAATATTACTATTGATGAGAATCAGACTGAGTTAGGACAAATTTTAGCTGATGATTCTACCTCTCCTTCAGATTTTATAATCAATCAAGAAGTTAACTCACAAATTCAAAAACTATTAAATAGCCTATCCCCCAAACAAAGAAATATCATTACTCTACGCTATGGCTTAAATGACGGTAAAACCATGACCTATGAACAAATAGGCGAACTCTGCGGTGTTAGCCGTGAGAGAGTTAGGCAAATTACAAATAAAGCTATGAAATTACTTAAGAAAAGAGCGTTGCAACAGTCAATTTTGGCAGGATAA